The following proteins are encoded in a genomic region of Sneathiella marina:
- a CDS encoding 3'-5' exonuclease → MSSFLAIDFETANYNADSACAIGLVRVENGKIRQEEVHLIRPPSPEFYFTHIHGLTWNSVKDSCDFGELWPKIAPLFENLDFLAAHNSSFDSKVLNSCCKTFDVSVPPPEFTCTVQLARKMWEVRPTKLPNVAHFLGLDLNHHDALSDSRACANIVIAAERDGWDFYTGFENVGERYIAIDQQ, encoded by the coding sequence ATGAGTTCTTTTCTTGCCATCGATTTTGAGACAGCGAACTATAACGCAGACAGTGCCTGTGCCATTGGTCTTGTTCGTGTGGAAAATGGAAAAATCAGGCAAGAAGAAGTTCATCTAATTAGGCCCCCCTCCCCGGAGTTCTATTTTACTCATATCCATGGTCTAACCTGGAACAGTGTAAAAGATTCCTGCGATTTCGGAGAGCTCTGGCCGAAAATTGCCCCTCTGTTTGAGAACCTTGATTTTCTAGCCGCCCATAATTCAAGCTTTGATTCAAAAGTGTTGAATAGCTGCTGCAAGACTTTCGACGTCTCTGTACCACCCCCTGAATTTACCTGCACCGTTCAGCTTGCACGGAAAATGTGGGAAGTCCGGCCGACGAAGCTCCCAAATGTTGCTCATTTTCTCGGCCTGGATCTGAATCATCATGACGCCTTATCCGATAGCCGCGCTTGCGCAAATATTGTCATCGCCGCCGAACGCGATGGCTGGGACTTTTATACCGGCTTCGAAAATGTAGGTGAACGTTACATCGCAATCGATCAACAATAG
- a CDS encoding long-chain-fatty-acid--CoA ligase: MSDFLWEKSYPPGVKWEIDIAEKPVYALLDEAVKKWPDNYAIDFMDKRIRYAELDDMINRAAKGFVELGVKKGVHVGLYLPNTPHYVVCFFGILKAGGTVVNYSPLDAERELRHKIEDSHTDFIVTLDLEVLYPNIGKMLESTRLKKVIVGCLKEVLPFPKNLLYPLVKSKDIAKIPNDDQHVTFKQLLANDGRIDVVPVPDPADTIAVLQYTGGTTGLPKGAMLTHKNLIAACQQLRAMQESDDPILTDGTEKVLAVLPLFHIYALTVIMNYGIAGGAEIILHPKFDLDEVMKDLNKKKPTIFPGVPTMYMAIANHPDIANYDLSSLKFCASGGAPLPVEVQEQFQRVTGCLLLEGWGMTETSPSGTSTPLTDKRVPGAAGVPVPGVEITIFDVDDKSKIMPTGEIGEIAIKGPNVMKGYWNKPEATEESFIGDFFLTGDTGYLDEDGYMHIVDRTKDMITSGGFNVYPRIIEEAVFEHPFVEEVTVVGIPDDYRGEAAKAFIKLTPEGKEFDLDELREFLADKLGKHELPAAVEFRPELPKTLVGKLSKKELVEEEKLKYEERKKAEASS, from the coding sequence ATGTCTGACTTTTTGTGGGAGAAATCTTACCCGCCTGGGGTAAAATGGGAAATCGATATCGCAGAAAAGCCGGTCTACGCGCTTTTAGATGAAGCCGTTAAAAAATGGCCAGATAATTATGCCATTGATTTTATGGACAAGCGAATTCGCTATGCAGAATTGGATGACATGATTAACCGGGCCGCTAAGGGATTTGTTGAACTTGGTGTTAAAAAGGGTGTCCATGTCGGTTTGTATTTGCCAAACACGCCTCATTACGTTGTCTGTTTTTTCGGAATCTTGAAGGCTGGTGGAACAGTCGTTAATTATTCACCGTTGGATGCGGAACGAGAGTTACGTCATAAAATCGAAGATAGTCATACCGACTTTATTGTCACTCTCGATCTTGAAGTACTTTATCCGAATATCGGCAAGATGCTCGAAAGCACACGCCTGAAGAAAGTCATTGTCGGTTGCTTGAAAGAAGTATTGCCGTTCCCAAAAAACCTGCTCTATCCGTTGGTAAAAAGCAAGGATATCGCCAAAATACCCAACGATGACCAGCATGTAACCTTTAAGCAATTGCTTGCCAACGACGGCCGGATCGATGTTGTTCCAGTGCCTGATCCTGCAGATACCATTGCGGTTTTGCAATATACAGGTGGCACGACGGGTTTGCCGAAAGGCGCCATGCTAACACATAAGAACCTCATCGCTGCATGTCAGCAGCTCAGAGCCATGCAGGAAAGCGATGACCCGATATTGACCGATGGCACGGAAAAAGTGTTAGCCGTTTTACCTCTATTCCATATCTATGCTCTTACTGTGATAATGAACTATGGCATCGCGGGAGGGGCGGAAATTATCCTTCATCCTAAATTCGATCTTGATGAAGTAATGAAGGATTTAAACAAGAAGAAGCCCACTATTTTTCCGGGCGTCCCTACCATGTATATGGCGATCGCCAACCATCCCGATATTGCCAACTATGACTTATCCTCCCTGAAGTTCTGTGCATCTGGCGGCGCGCCGCTCCCTGTAGAAGTTCAGGAGCAATTTCAGCGCGTAACCGGTTGTTTATTGTTGGAAGGATGGGGAATGACAGAAACTTCTCCGTCCGGCACCTCAACTCCGTTAACCGACAAAAGGGTACCTGGCGCCGCCGGCGTACCAGTCCCGGGTGTGGAAATTACTATTTTCGATGTCGACGATAAATCGAAAATCATGCCGACGGGTGAAATTGGCGAGATTGCCATAAAGGGCCCAAATGTCATGAAGGGCTATTGGAACAAGCCGGAGGCAACAGAAGAAAGTTTTATCGGCGACTTCTTCCTGACCGGCGATACCGGGTATCTCGATGAAGATGGCTATATGCATATCGTTGATCGCACCAAGGACATGATTACCTCCGGCGGATTTAACGTATATCCTCGAATTATTGAAGAAGCTGTGTTTGAACACCCCTTCGTTGAAGAAGTAACCGTTGTCGGCATCCCCGATGATTATCGCGGGGAAGCTGCGAAAGCCTTCATCAAGCTCACACCTGAAGGTAAGGAATTCGATCTGGATGAGCTCCGCGAGTTTTTAGCAGACAAACTTGGTAAGCACGAGCTTCCTGCTGCCGTTGAATTCCGTCCTGAGCTACCGAAAACACTCGTAGGAAAACTATCGAAAAAGGAATTGGTGGAAGAAGAAAAACTAAAATATGAAGAACGCAAGAAAGCCGAAGCCTCTTCATAA
- a CDS encoding threonine ammonia-lyase, translating to MTPLPLSVFKTAQQNLTGRIRRTPQMDIVLDSGQTVTAKLENLQISGSFKIRGALNTVLSLQPEALAKGLVTASGGNHGLGVATAGSMTGASTTIYLPRNTPASKIAKLEKIATKVIVVGDVWDDANNLALEDARKTGKTYVHPFADESVIAGQGTLGLEILHDNPEIDVLLVAIGGGGLISGIASAAKLIKPNIKVIGVEAVGAPTLKNSLDAGKLVALDKIETKANTLAPRQSAQINFDIISEYVDQIALVTDEDMQASAEWLWQNCGLGLELSAAATIAALRAGVFSPRENEKVCAIICGSGPDGY from the coding sequence ATGACGCCATTGCCGCTCTCTGTCTTTAAGACCGCTCAGCAGAATCTTACAGGTCGAATTCGTCGAACACCACAAATGGACATTGTTCTTGATTCCGGCCAAACCGTTACGGCCAAGCTTGAAAATCTTCAAATCTCCGGATCTTTTAAAATTCGTGGCGCGCTTAATACTGTCTTATCCTTGCAGCCTGAAGCATTGGCAAAAGGTTTGGTAACAGCATCTGGCGGCAACCATGGATTGGGTGTTGCAACAGCTGGGTCAATGACGGGGGCGTCGACCACCATCTATTTGCCCCGCAATACACCTGCTTCAAAAATTGCGAAACTCGAGAAAATTGCGACCAAAGTTATCGTTGTCGGTGATGTTTGGGACGATGCAAATAATCTCGCACTTGAAGACGCCCGAAAGACTGGTAAAACCTATGTGCATCCCTTTGCAGATGAAAGTGTTATTGCCGGTCAGGGCACTCTGGGCTTAGAGATCCTGCATGACAATCCCGAAATTGATGTCCTGTTAGTCGCAATTGGCGGTGGCGGACTAATTTCCGGTATTGCTTCAGCTGCAAAGCTGATCAAGCCCAATATAAAAGTTATTGGTGTTGAAGCTGTAGGGGCCCCAACCCTAAAAAATAGCCTCGACGCCGGCAAGCTCGTCGCATTGGATAAAATTGAAACGAAAGCCAATACACTTGCCCCTCGGCAGTCCGCTCAAATAAATTTTGACATAATCTCTGAATATGTAGACCAGATTGCCCTTGTTACGGATGAAGACATGCAGGCTTCAGCTGAATGGCTTTGGCAAAATTGCGGCTTGGGTCTGGAGCTGTCCGCAGCAGCAACAATTGCCGCCCTGCGGGCCGGGGTCTTCTCACCACGTGAAAATGAGAAAGTTTGCGCGATAATCTGTGGTAGCGGGCCTGACGGATACTGA
- a CDS encoding PaaI family thioesterase: protein MTLTSIPDGYRPFVTEGTFTGKIGPLYFKRDGDNYSYGFLADDSHANYHGVIHGGMLMSFLDEALGQIVWRLVGKKRCATISLNCDFVAASKPGDWIELKADLSRKGQAVVFIRGELLVDDTRIMTADGIWKIIGA, encoded by the coding sequence ATGACGCTTACTTCTATACCTGATGGTTACCGCCCGTTCGTGACCGAAGGTACTTTCACCGGGAAAATTGGTCCTCTTTATTTCAAGCGCGACGGCGACAACTATTCTTATGGCTTTCTAGCAGATGACAGCCACGCGAATTACCACGGCGTTATTCATGGCGGAATGCTCATGAGCTTTCTCGACGAAGCTTTAGGGCAAATTGTTTGGCGACTTGTCGGAAAAAAACGGTGCGCAACAATAAGCCTAAATTGTGATTTTGTAGCTGCGTCAAAGCCTGGCGACTGGATTGAGTTGAAAGCGGATTTGAGCCGAAAAGGACAGGCGGTTGTATTTATCAGAGGCGAGTTGTTAGTTGATGATACACGAATAATGACCGCCGACGGTATATGGAAAATAATAGGGGCATAA
- a CDS encoding DUF1508 domain-containing protein produces MTEKGTNDKWEFYEDHNQKHYKWRWRRTASNGRIVGASTQGYADKHECIENAERNGFVQEDPT; encoded by the coding sequence ATGACAGAAAAAGGTACTAACGATAAGTGGGAATTCTATGAAGATCACAATCAGAAGCATTACAAATGGCGCTGGCGGCGAACCGCAAGCAACGGGCGGATCGTTGGCGCTTCGACACAGGGATATGCAGATAAGCACGAATGTATTGAAAATGCCGAACGGAATGGATTTGTACAGGAAGACCCTACTTGA
- a CDS encoding ParB N-terminal domain-containing protein, which produces MKVISIDIEKIYAPVKTRKNLKSSRVDELAEDILENGQKTPIQVRTGQDRYVLIEGLHRIEALKALGDSKINAIIVQARKH; this is translated from the coding sequence ATGAAAGTAATTAGCATCGATATTGAGAAAATTTATGCCCCGGTCAAAACACGCAAAAACCTTAAATCTTCGCGTGTGGATGAATTGGCGGAAGATATTTTGGAAAATGGTCAAAAAACGCCGATCCAGGTTCGAACCGGTCAGGATCGGTATGTGTTGATTGAGGGATTACACCGGATTGAAGCATTAAAGGCCCTGGGAGATTCCAAAATTAACGCAATTATTGTACAAGCGCGAAAACACTGA
- a CDS encoding M20 family peptidase — translation MIKRILLGLIAVIIVIIGIVAFNTVTNNAEMTAEDPVSLSPIDTAAAAHRLSSAIKLKTISTSISDPPAADEFAALHALINQFFPLVAANLKREVVGDHSLLYTWQGSDQSLLPAMLLAHMDVVPVEPGTEDDWTYEAFSGAIEENAIWGRGALDDKFSVFAILEAAELQLAAGFSPKRTLYFAFGHDEELGGGRGAAKISALLESRGIQLAFTLDEGMVIVDGIMPGVEEPIAFIALAEKGYLTLKLTANAEGGHSSLPPRKTAIGKIARAVNRLEENRFPAALQSPASDMFDTLAPHMALPLKSIISNRWLLDPILISELGKGGATNAMVRTTTAVTIVEGGTKDNVLPTEAIAIVNFRLLPGTTIDDVVQHVKSVIDDPDISIDIKQGNEPSPISDPSAVGYKLIEKTIQQVFPDVLISPGLMLAGSDSKNYVNIADNSYRFIPLRFGKEDLSRIHGTNERILIDNYGEVIQFYRQLMTNVGG, via the coding sequence ATGATAAAAAGAATTCTCCTTGGGCTGATCGCAGTTATCATTGTGATCATCGGAATTGTCGCGTTTAACACTGTGACAAACAATGCAGAAATGACTGCTGAAGACCCTGTTTCCCTGTCACCAATAGATACTGCCGCTGCGGCACATAGACTATCTTCCGCCATAAAATTGAAAACGATTTCAACGTCGATATCCGACCCTCCCGCTGCAGATGAATTTGCCGCACTTCACGCCTTAATAAATCAATTTTTCCCTCTCGTAGCGGCTAATCTCAAACGTGAAGTCGTTGGTGACCATAGCCTCCTGTATACCTGGCAAGGCAGCGATCAAAGTTTGCTACCAGCCATGCTCCTTGCCCATATGGATGTCGTTCCTGTTGAGCCCGGCACGGAGGATGATTGGACTTATGAAGCATTTTCAGGTGCTATTGAAGAAAATGCAATCTGGGGGCGCGGGGCATTGGATGACAAATTTTCAGTGTTTGCAATTCTAGAGGCGGCAGAATTGCAGCTGGCGGCTGGCTTTAGCCCAAAACGCACATTGTATTTTGCTTTTGGCCATGATGAGGAACTGGGCGGCGGTAGGGGTGCAGCCAAAATTTCGGCGCTGCTTGAAAGTCGCGGCATCCAACTAGCCTTTACGCTGGACGAAGGTATGGTGATTGTCGACGGAATTATGCCCGGAGTTGAAGAACCAATTGCCTTTATCGCCTTAGCTGAAAAGGGATATTTAACCTTAAAATTAACGGCTAACGCAGAAGGCGGCCATTCCTCCTTGCCCCCAAGAAAAACGGCAATTGGTAAAATTGCCCGAGCAGTCAACCGCCTAGAGGAAAACAGATTTCCTGCGGCTCTTCAGAGCCCGGCATCTGATATGTTCGACACTCTTGCCCCTCATATGGCCCTACCTCTCAAGTCAATCATCTCAAATCGGTGGTTGCTGGATCCAATTCTCATCAGTGAACTGGGAAAAGGCGGTGCGACAAATGCCATGGTTCGGACAACAACAGCCGTTACAATCGTGGAAGGCGGAACGAAAGATAATGTTTTACCTACAGAAGCGATCGCTATCGTAAATTTCCGGCTTTTGCCCGGGACTACAATTGACGATGTCGTTCAGCATGTAAAATCGGTAATTGATGACCCCGATATTTCCATCGACATAAAACAAGGTAACGAACCTTCACCAATTTCCGACCCCTCTGCGGTAGGGTACAAGCTTATTGAGAAAACAATACAACAGGTTTTCCCGGACGTCTTGATATCACCGGGACTAATGCTTGCCGGCTCCGACAGCAAAAATTACGTAAATATTGCAGATAACAGCTATCGTTTTATTCCCCTTAGATTTGGAAAAGAGGATCTATCCCGCATCCATGGCACGAATGAGAGAATACTGATTGATAATTACGGTGAGGTCATTCAATTCTATCGGCAACTGATGACGAATGTAGGAGGGTAA
- a CDS encoding rhodanese-like domain-containing protein — MSYMHISPIDLRQVMKSKEEYALIDVREQGVHSEGHPFFAIPLPLSRFELDVDRLLPRKSVPIYLLDQGPEMELAVRAAELLIERSYTNIAIVEGGTLAWREAGLELFSGVNVPSKAFGEFVEEAYETPHITAENLAKRQENGEKIAVLDSRPFPEYHRMSIPGGIDMPGAELVHRVFETVEDDETQIVVNCAGRTRSIIGAQSLINAGLSNPICALKDGTMGWYLANLELAHREDAVAPAPGSSAAVRSQKAALAVADRFDVKFTNLETVKSWQNDDERTLYVLDVRTEEEFLEGHLPGSYHAPGGQLVQATDEYVAVRNAKIVVVDDDATRAVMTASWLTQMDWQDVYVLQGVLDVECEQGYHSMPSIPLQPHISVLELDAVLTSREAVAVIDLASSLAYRKGHIPGAYWAIRSRLSTDHIFIPPVGLIILTSEDSLLAHLAAPEIARLRPDAIIRVLEGGTTAWESSGQKLESGDTSLLSKVDDVWYKPYDTGNPEEIRRRMQDYLTWEVGLLEQVERDGLVRFRQY; from the coding sequence ATGAGTTATATGCACATATCACCCATAGATCTACGTCAGGTGATGAAATCGAAGGAGGAATACGCGCTTATAGATGTTCGTGAACAAGGCGTGCATTCCGAAGGGCATCCGTTTTTTGCGATCCCTTTGCCGCTCAGCAGGTTTGAGCTGGATGTCGACAGGTTGCTGCCCCGCAAATCTGTTCCGATATATCTTCTTGATCAGGGGCCGGAAATGGAATTGGCGGTACGTGCTGCGGAGTTATTGATAGAACGTAGCTATACCAATATTGCGATTGTTGAGGGTGGAACCCTTGCCTGGCGCGAGGCTGGGCTGGAGTTGTTTTCTGGTGTGAATGTACCGAGCAAGGCTTTTGGCGAATTTGTTGAGGAAGCCTATGAGACACCCCACATAACTGCGGAGAATTTGGCGAAACGGCAAGAAAATGGAGAAAAAATAGCAGTTCTTGATAGCCGGCCCTTTCCTGAATATCATCGAATGTCCATTCCCGGCGGTATCGATATGCCGGGCGCTGAACTGGTTCACCGCGTGTTTGAAACTGTTGAGGATGACGAGACGCAAATCGTTGTTAATTGTGCAGGGCGTACCCGAAGTATTATCGGGGCTCAATCATTGATCAACGCCGGATTGTCAAATCCGATTTGCGCGCTTAAAGACGGAACAATGGGCTGGTATCTGGCAAATCTTGAACTTGCCCATCGGGAAGATGCGGTTGCGCCCGCACCTGGCTCATCGGCGGCTGTTCGCAGCCAAAAAGCGGCCCTAGCTGTGGCGGATCGCTTCGATGTAAAATTTACTAATCTGGAAACCGTAAAATCATGGCAAAATGACGATGAAAGAACACTCTATGTTCTAGATGTTCGAACGGAAGAAGAATTTTTGGAAGGACATTTGCCGGGATCCTACCATGCGCCTGGTGGCCAGCTTGTTCAAGCCACTGATGAATATGTGGCGGTTCGAAATGCCAAGATTGTGGTTGTGGATGATGACGCAACTCGGGCTGTTATGACGGCGTCCTGGCTTACGCAAATGGATTGGCAGGATGTTTATGTGTTGCAAGGTGTTTTGGACGTGGAGTGCGAGCAGGGATACCATTCCATGCCGTCAATCCCCTTGCAGCCGCATATTTCAGTTCTTGAACTGGATGCCGTACTGACGTCCCGGGAGGCTGTTGCAGTTATTGATTTGGCGAGCTCTCTTGCTTATCGGAAAGGTCATATCCCCGGAGCTTATTGGGCAATTCGGTCTAGACTTTCAACGGATCACATATTTATTCCTCCGGTGGGGCTGATCATATTGACATCTGAAGACAGTCTGCTGGCTCATTTAGCCGCGCCTGAAATTGCACGACTTCGTCCAGATGCAATCATCAGAGTCTTGGAGGGAGGGACAACTGCATGGGAAAGTTCCGGACAAAAACTTGAAAGTGGTGATACAAGCCTGCTTAGCAAAGTTGATGATGTTTGGTATAAACCCTACGATACGGGCAATCCAGAAGAAATTCGGCGGCGCATGCAGGATTATCTGACTTGGGAGGTTGGATTACTTGAGCAAGTAGAGCGTGATGGTTTGGTGCGATTCCGTCAATATTAG
- a CDS encoding acyl-CoA dehydrogenase family protein, translating into MDLSFNEDDVAFQQEVREFLATSLPQDVKERADRGLHPTKEGQVRWQKILNEKGWMAPNWPVEYGGTDWTITQKYIVAHEMGSVAAPQPMAFGVSMVGPVIYTFGNQEQKDKYLPRILNSEDWWCQGYSEPGSGSDLASLQTKAVRDGDHYVVNGQKIWTSYAQHADMIFCLVRTDSSVKAQEGISFLLIDMKTPGITVKPIYGLDKENSLNEVFFEDVRVPIENRIGEENKGWTYAKFLLGNERTGIARVARSKRQIARVREIAGAEKCEEGYLLEDPDFVRKLARLEVDLMALEYTELRYLSMLSNGKKLSAEPSLLKIKGTEIQQRLTSLLVESLGMYGAPYEPERAYEGRNETPVGPDYANGPMAEHLYLRAATIYGGSNEIQRNIVSKMVLGL; encoded by the coding sequence ATGGATCTTTCATTCAATGAAGATGATGTAGCCTTCCAACAGGAGGTACGCGAATTTTTGGCAACTTCTTTGCCGCAGGATGTGAAGGAACGTGCTGACCGCGGCTTGCATCCGACAAAGGAAGGCCAGGTTAGATGGCAAAAAATACTAAACGAAAAAGGCTGGATGGCGCCTAATTGGCCCGTTGAATATGGCGGTACCGATTGGACGATTACGCAAAAATATATAGTGGCTCACGAAATGGGGTCCGTAGCGGCGCCGCAACCAATGGCATTTGGTGTAAGCATGGTTGGGCCGGTTATCTATACTTTCGGAAATCAGGAGCAAAAGGACAAATATCTTCCAAGAATTTTGAATTCAGAGGACTGGTGGTGTCAGGGATATTCTGAGCCGGGATCCGGATCGGATCTTGCCTCATTGCAAACCAAGGCGGTTCGTGACGGGGATCATTATGTCGTTAATGGTCAGAAAATCTGGACGTCATATGCACAGCATGCAGATATGATATTTTGTTTGGTCAGAACCGACAGTTCGGTGAAGGCACAGGAAGGAATCTCCTTTCTTCTGATAGATATGAAAACGCCGGGCATAACCGTCAAACCGATTTACGGTCTTGATAAGGAAAACAGCCTTAACGAAGTCTTCTTTGAAGATGTCCGTGTTCCCATTGAAAACCGTATCGGAGAAGAAAACAAAGGTTGGACCTACGCGAAGTTTTTGCTGGGGAACGAAAGAACGGGTATCGCACGAGTTGCCAGATCGAAGCGGCAAATCGCCCGGGTGCGTGAAATTGCCGGGGCAGAGAAATGCGAAGAGGGTTACCTCCTGGAGGATCCCGATTTCGTGAGAAAACTTGCGAGACTGGAAGTTGATCTTATGGCGCTTGAATATACGGAGCTCCGCTATTTATCAATGCTTAGCAATGGTAAGAAGCTCTCTGCCGAGCCCTCTCTGTTGAAAATTAAGGGGACGGAGATACAGCAGCGGCTGACATCATTGCTTGTTGAATCTTTAGGGATGTATGGAGCCCCATATGAACCTGAGCGCGCCTATGAAGGTCGAAATGAAACACCGGTTGGGCCTGATTACGCCAATGGGCCAATGGCAGAACATCTATACTTGCGTGCCGCAACAATCTATGGCGGCAGCAATGAAATTCAACGAAATATCGTCTCCAAGATGGTTCTAGGATTATAA
- a CDS encoding acyl-CoA dehydrogenase family protein: MDFELSDEQNLLKDSVERFVKDNYSPEARAKLTETELGFSRDHWKTMAELGWLGLPFSEEVGGFGGTAVETMIMMESMGRGLVLEPFLSTVILGGGLVAEGGSAEQIENIIPEVIEGNLMLAFAYAEKQSRFNLNDVETSASKSGDGYILNGHKAVVYHGTTADKIIVSARTSGASKDKDGISLFIVDNNAQGLSRRDYATIDGQRAADIVFENVAVDASALLGQEGAALPVIEKIVERTIGALCAEAVGAMETANDITNEYMKQRKQFGIPIGKFQVLQHRMVDMFMEAEQSKSMSDMVAMKLELEDAAERSKAVSAVKAQVGQAAKFVGEQSIQLHGGMGMTDEYSIGHYFKRLTTIEMLFGNTDYHFKRFAALSA; encoded by the coding sequence ATGGATTTTGAACTCTCGGATGAGCAAAATTTGCTGAAAGACAGCGTTGAGCGGTTCGTAAAGGACAATTACTCACCTGAAGCGCGGGCAAAATTGACAGAAACCGAACTGGGATTTAGCCGTGACCATTGGAAGACAATGGCTGAACTCGGATGGCTGGGATTGCCGTTCTCGGAAGAAGTCGGTGGATTTGGCGGGACCGCTGTTGAAACCATGATTATGATGGAAAGTATGGGACGCGGTCTCGTACTGGAGCCATTTCTAAGCACCGTCATTTTGGGGGGTGGATTGGTCGCAGAAGGCGGCAGTGCCGAGCAAATAGAAAATATTATACCTGAGGTAATCGAAGGTAATTTGATGCTGGCTTTTGCATATGCTGAAAAACAATCCCGATTTAATCTGAACGATGTTGAAACATCGGCCAGTAAATCAGGGGACGGCTATATCCTGAACGGTCATAAAGCCGTCGTGTATCATGGGACTACGGCGGATAAGATCATTGTCTCCGCCCGGACAAGCGGTGCATCAAAAGATAAGGACGGCATATCCCTGTTCATCGTTGACAATAATGCACAAGGTTTGAGCAGGCGTGACTATGCGACTATTGATGGGCAGCGCGCCGCTGATATCGTCTTTGAGAATGTTGCCGTCGATGCATCTGCACTTTTGGGCCAAGAAGGTGCCGCTCTTCCTGTTATTGAAAAAATTGTTGAACGCACGATTGGAGCGCTGTGTGCGGAAGCTGTTGGCGCGATGGAGACGGCCAATGACATTACCAACGAATATATGAAACAGCGTAAGCAATTCGGCATTCCCATCGGTAAATTCCAGGTCCTCCAGCATCGTATGGTGGATATGTTTATGGAAGCTGAACAATCTAAATCCATGTCCGATATGGTTGCAATGAAACTAGAACTTGAGGACGCAGCCGAGCGGAGCAAGGCAGTTTCTGCGGTAAAGGCTCAAGTCGGCCAGGCAGCGAAATTTGTCGGAGAACAATCCATTCAATTGCATGGCGGGATGGGTATGACAGATGAGTATTCTATTGGTCATTATTTCAAGCGATTGACCACCATTGAAATGCTGTTTGGCAACACAGATTATCATTTTAAACGGTTTGCCGCGCTGTCTGCCTAA
- a CDS encoding thymidine kinase: MAKLYFNYSTMNAGKSTTLLQSSFNYQERGMHPLLFTAALDDRFGKGKIASRIGLEAEALLFGDDTDVLEIVRKELENRSIDCVMVDEAQFLSRDQVYQLSEITDMLHIPVLAYGLRTDFQGNLFEGSKYLLAWADELRELKTICHCGKKATMVIRVDDAGNPVRAGAQKEIGGNDRYVALCRLHFKEATYGSTSLNKGKG; the protein is encoded by the coding sequence ATGGCTAAACTTTATTTCAATTACTCAACTATGAATGCAGGAAAATCGACAACATTGCTGCAATCAAGTTTTAATTATCAAGAACGTGGAATGCACCCGCTCTTGTTTACAGCTGCGTTAGATGACAGATTTGGGAAGGGCAAAATTGCTTCTCGCATTGGTCTGGAGGCCGAAGCCTTACTTTTTGGCGATGATACTGATGTTCTAGAAATTGTTAGGAAAGAGCTGGAAAACCGATCTATCGATTGCGTCATGGTGGATGAAGCCCAGTTTCTGTCCCGTGATCAGGTGTATCAGCTTTCAGAGATTACGGACATGCTCCATATTCCCGTTCTTGCATATGGTCTTCGCACTGATTTTCAAGGAAATTTGTTCGAAGGAAGCAAGTATTTACTAGCTTGGGCTGACGAACTTCGAGAGCTGAAAACCATCTGCCACTGTGGGAAAAAGGCCACCATGGTTATCCGGGTTGACGATGCCGGAAATCCGGTTAGAGCTGGAGCACAAAAAGAAATTGGTGGAAATGATCGGTATGTCGCTTTATGCCGACTTCACTTCAAGGAGGCAACTTACGGATCTACATCCCTTAATAAAGGGAAAGGGTAA